From a region of the Kaistia sp. 32K genome:
- a CDS encoding SDR family oxidoreductase, with protein MEARVDGKILLVTGGTQGVGRAVALEAARSGAEGVMLVGRNPQRGAAVVAELEALGVGGGFVSVDLAAADAAAIVLDAALDRFDHIDALVNAAASTDRGSIVDADIDFFDTVYATNVRTPMFLMQGLIQHLQSRGAPGAIVNILSVNAYGGTPELGVYASSKAALLTLTKNAAHSHRFDRISVNGINLGWADTPGEREMQAVKLGKGEGWLEEAEAMMPWGRLIKPDDVARLALFLMSDASLPMTGAIVDQIQDFVLGVRD; from the coding sequence ATGGAAGCGCGCGTAGACGGCAAGATACTTCTGGTGACGGGCGGCACGCAGGGCGTCGGCCGGGCCGTGGCGCTGGAGGCGGCGCGCTCGGGCGCGGAAGGCGTCATGCTGGTCGGGCGCAACCCGCAGCGCGGCGCCGCGGTCGTGGCCGAGCTGGAGGCGCTCGGCGTCGGCGGCGGCTTCGTCTCGGTCGACCTCGCGGCCGCCGATGCCGCCGCGATCGTTCTTGACGCCGCGCTCGACCGCTTCGACCATATCGATGCGCTCGTCAACGCCGCCGCCAGCACCGATCGCGGCTCGATCGTCGATGCCGACATCGACTTCTTCGACACCGTCTACGCCACCAATGTGCGGACGCCGATGTTCCTGATGCAGGGCCTGATCCAGCACCTGCAGTCGCGCGGCGCGCCCGGCGCGATCGTCAACATCCTCTCCGTCAACGCCTATGGCGGCACGCCGGAGCTCGGCGTCTATGCGTCGTCCAAGGCGGCGCTGCTGACGCTCACCAAGAACGCCGCCCATTCGCACCGCTTCGACCGCATCAGCGTCAACGGCATCAATCTCGGCTGGGCCGACACGCCGGGCGAGCGCGAGATGCAGGCGGTGAAGCTTGGCAAGGGCGAGGGCTGGCTGGAAGAAGCCGAGGCGATGATGCCCTGGGGCCGGCTGATCAAGCCCGACGACGTCGCCCGGCTGGCCCTGTTCCTGATGAGCGACGCCTCGCTGCCGATGACCGGCGCGATCGTCGACCAGATCCAGGATTTTGTCCTCGGCGTGCGCGATTGA
- a CDS encoding glycerate kinase, with amino-acid sequence MTLDKNSPDQAILRALFDAALSASLPDGRFEGRLPVAPKGRTIVLGAGKGAARMVRAFEDAWEQAGTPPPEGLAVTRYGHGTPTRFVEVVEASHPVPDAAGMAAAQRILDIAASAGADDLVVFLMSGGASSLLALPAPGVSLEDKQALNRALLKSGAPIGAMNRVRKALSAIKGGRLAAAAAPARMVTFLISDVPGDDPGAIGSGPTIPEASDPDGALAILAEYGIAIEPRIEQAIRANAVFAGEGGAVEMLATPKMALDAAADAARAIGLTPLVLGDALEGEARDVARVLAAIGTYAAAHDQPVAKPCVILSGGETTVTVRGKGRGGRNAEFLLALAVALGGHPGLAAIACDTDGIDGSEDNAGAWIDAGILAEARARGFDPAARLADNDGYGFFQSLDRLIVTGPTLTNVNDFRAILVR; translated from the coding sequence ATGACGCTCGACAAGAATTCCCCCGACCAGGCCATCCTGCGCGCGCTGTTCGACGCGGCGCTTTCCGCGTCGCTGCCGGACGGACGCTTCGAGGGAAGGCTCCCTGTTGCGCCGAAGGGGCGGACGATCGTGCTCGGCGCCGGCAAGGGCGCGGCGCGCATGGTGCGGGCGTTCGAGGATGCCTGGGAGCAGGCCGGCACCCCCCCGCCGGAAGGCCTCGCAGTCACCCGCTATGGCCACGGCACGCCGACCCGCTTCGTCGAGGTGGTGGAAGCCTCGCACCCGGTTCCGGATGCTGCCGGCATGGCGGCGGCGCAGCGCATTCTCGACATCGCCGCTTCGGCCGGCGCCGACGATCTCGTCGTCTTTCTGATGTCGGGCGGCGCGTCGTCGCTGTTGGCGCTGCCGGCCCCGGGCGTGAGCCTCGAGGACAAGCAGGCGCTGAACCGCGCGCTCTTGAAGAGCGGCGCGCCGATCGGCGCCATGAACCGCGTCCGCAAGGCGCTCTCGGCGATCAAGGGCGGCCGCCTCGCCGCCGCGGCGGCGCCGGCCCGCATGGTGACCTTCCTGATCTCCGACGTGCCGGGCGACGATCCCGGCGCGATCGGCTCCGGCCCGACCATTCCCGAGGCGTCGGATCCGGACGGAGCGCTGGCGATCCTCGCGGAATATGGCATTGCCATCGAGCCGCGCATCGAACAGGCGATCCGCGCCAATGCGGTTTTCGCCGGCGAAGGCGGCGCGGTCGAGATGCTGGCGACGCCGAAGATGGCGCTCGATGCGGCAGCCGATGCGGCGCGCGCGATCGGGCTGACGCCGCTGGTGCTTGGCGATGCGCTCGAGGGCGAGGCGCGCGACGTGGCGCGCGTGCTGGCGGCGATCGGCACCTATGCGGCGGCGCATGACCAGCCGGTGGCAAAGCCCTGCGTGATCCTCTCGGGCGGCGAGACCACCGTCACCGTGCGGGGCAAGGGGCGGGGCGGCCGCAACGCCGAGTTCCTGCTGGCGCTCGCCGTGGCGCTCGGCGGCCATCCGGGCCTAGCTGCGATCGCCTGCGATACCGACGGCATCGACGGCTCCGAGGACAATGCCGGCGCCTGGATCGACGCGGGCATTCTCGCCGAGGCCAGGGCCAGGGGCTTCGACCCGGCGGCGCGCCTCGCCGACAATGACGGCTACGGCTTCTTCCAGTCGCTCGACCGGCTCATTGTCACCGGCCCGACGCTCACCAACGTCAACGATTTCCGCGCCATCCTGGTGCGATAG
- a CDS encoding outer membrane protein has protein sequence MRHLLLASAAFLALANVASAADISINEPAPVAPAAPATFDWNGFYAGVHGGFGWGRGTKDADFLDSVSGGLFGVQAGYNYQVNPWLVGFETDIAYSGLSDNAGDVALDLNWLGSTTARIGFTYDKWLFYGKGGIAYGDVEAKVAGVGSDSKWAVGWTAGAGVEYGFTPNLTGRLEYDYVDLGSKTVLDGTPAQADVGITSNAVKAGLNYKF, from the coding sequence ATGAGGCATCTGTTACTTGCAAGCGCGGCCTTTCTGGCGCTGGCGAACGTGGCTTCGGCCGCGGACATCTCGATCAATGAACCCGCTCCGGTCGCTCCCGCCGCACCGGCCACTTTCGACTGGAATGGCTTCTATGCCGGCGTGCATGGCGGCTTCGGCTGGGGACGCGGCACCAAGGACGCGGATTTCCTCGACAGCGTCAGCGGCGGATTGTTCGGCGTGCAGGCCGGCTACAACTATCAGGTCAATCCCTGGCTGGTCGGCTTCGAGACGGACATCGCCTATAGCGGCCTGAGCGACAACGCCGGCGACGTCGCGCTCGACCTGAACTGGCTCGGCTCGACCACCGCCCGCATCGGCTTCACGTATGACAAGTGGCTGTTCTACGGCAAGGGCGGCATTGCCTATGGCGATGTCGAGGCCAAGGTCGCGGGTGTCGGCTCCGACAGCAAATGGGCCGTCGGCTGGACGGCCGGCGCCGGCGTCGAATACGGCTTCACGCCGAACCTGACCGGCCGGCTCGAATACGACTATGTCGATCTCGGCAGCAAGACCGTCCTCGACGGCACCCCCGCCCAGGCCGATGTCGGCATCACCTCCAACGCCGTCAAGGCAGGTCTGAACTACAAGTTCTGA
- a CDS encoding glyoxalase superfamily protein has product MSDPVLKSFVPILFVRDVSKSAEFYRGKLGFEIDFLYGEPPFYGSVSRGAAACLHLRHVHQPNFAELAARELSLILATVEVSDIQRLFEEFRARDVEFAQTPTRQPWGGTDLHVRDPDGNVISFVVYDSI; this is encoded by the coding sequence ATGAGCGACCCGGTCCTGAAGTCCTTCGTCCCGATCCTGTTTGTTCGCGACGTATCCAAAAGCGCGGAATTCTACCGAGGGAAGCTCGGTTTCGAGATCGACTTCCTCTATGGCGAACCGCCATTCTACGGCTCGGTATCGCGCGGGGCGGCTGCCTGCCTACACCTTCGCCACGTCCATCAGCCGAACTTCGCGGAACTTGCGGCGCGGGAATTGTCCTTGATCCTCGCCACTGTCGAGGTCTCCGATATCCAGCGGCTTTTCGAGGAGTTCCGGGCGCGCGACGTGGAGTTCGCCCAGACGCCGACCAGACAACCTTGGGGCGGAACGGACCTTCACGTCCGCGATCCCGACGGAAACGTGATTTCCTTTGTCGTTTACGACAGCATCTAG
- a CDS encoding aldo/keto reductase: MEYRQLGNSGLKVSVLTMGTMTFGRKGGFSKVGDITEVKDAQRQIDMVIDAGVNLLDTANAYSGGACEEIIGEALGGKRKGGVLLATKARFPMGDGPNDRGLSRYHLIRECEASLKRLQTDVIDLYQVHEWDGVTPLEETLEALDTLVRQGKVRYVGCSNFSGWHLMKAMEIARRDHRVPFVSQQIHYTLQAREAEQELVPITIDQKLGILVWSPIAGGLLSGKHRRDKETPQDSRLAKGWTEPPIHDWDRLWNIVDELVSIAEARGVSGAQVALAWLLGRPGVTSAIIGGRTDAQFHDNLAAAELKLSDEERARLDKVSQQPLNYPYWHQAATASDRLGPADLAFLQPYLAE, from the coding sequence ATGGAATATCGGCAACTCGGCAATTCGGGACTGAAGGTTTCGGTGCTTACCATGGGCACCATGACCTTCGGCAGGAAGGGCGGTTTCTCGAAGGTCGGCGACATCACCGAGGTCAAGGACGCGCAGCGCCAGATCGACATGGTGATCGACGCCGGCGTCAACCTGCTCGATACCGCCAACGCCTATTCGGGCGGCGCCTGCGAGGAGATCATCGGCGAGGCGCTCGGCGGCAAGCGCAAGGGCGGCGTGCTCCTCGCCACCAAGGCGCGTTTTCCCATGGGCGACGGCCCCAATGATCGCGGCCTGTCGCGCTACCACCTGATCCGCGAATGCGAGGCGAGCCTGAAGCGCCTGCAGACCGACGTCATCGACCTCTACCAGGTGCATGAGTGGGATGGCGTCACGCCGCTCGAGGAGACGCTGGAGGCACTCGACACGCTCGTCCGCCAGGGCAAGGTCCGCTATGTCGGCTGCTCCAACTTCTCTGGCTGGCACCTGATGAAGGCGATGGAGATCGCCCGCCGCGACCACCGGGTCCCCTTCGTTTCGCAGCAGATCCACTACACGCTGCAGGCGCGCGAGGCCGAGCAGGAGCTGGTGCCGATCACGATCGACCAGAAGCTCGGCATCCTGGTCTGGAGCCCGATCGCGGGCGGCCTGCTCTCCGGCAAGCATCGCCGCGACAAGGAAACCCCGCAGGACAGCCGCCTCGCCAAGGGCTGGACGGAGCCGCCGATCCATGACTGGGACCGGCTCTGGAACATCGTCGACGAGCTGGTTTCGATCGCCGAGGCGCGCGGCGTCTCCGGCGCGCAGGTGGCGCTCGCCTGGCTGCTCGGCCGCCCGGGCGTGACCTCCGCCATCATCGGCGGCCGCACGGACGCTCAGTTCCACGACAACCTCGCCGCCGCCGAGCTGAAGCTTTCCGACGAGGAACGCGCCCGCCTCGACAAGGTCAGCCAGCAGCCGCTGAACTACCCCTACTGGCACCAGGCGGCGACCGCCAGCGACCGCCTCGGCCCGGCCGACCTCGCCTTCCTGCAGCCCTATCTGGCCGAGTAG
- a CDS encoding zinc-binding alcohol dehydrogenase family protein translates to MKTVICVEPGKLELVERPDPGAPAAGWATVDIKHVGICGTDYHIFEGKHPFLEYPRVMGHELSGVVSAIGEGVSLKVGTPVVINPYLSCGHCVACRKGKPNCCTSIQVLGVHTDGGMAEKIVLPEGNLYPAEGLSLRDAAMVEFLAIGAHAVRRSQPEGGRALVVGIGPIGLGVAIFARIAGLEVTLLDASEERLAFARDTLGFEKSALTGPDAQKNLMAGTGGEGFDVVFDATGNAQAIEAGFALVAHGGAYVLVSIVKDRISFADPEFHKREMMLIGSRNATRLDFDHVVASIKAGLVPLDALATHETTLDKLTADMPLWSHDKRGLIKAIITV, encoded by the coding sequence ATGAAAACTGTGATCTGCGTGGAGCCGGGCAAGCTGGAACTCGTCGAGCGGCCCGATCCGGGTGCGCCGGCCGCCGGCTGGGCAACCGTCGACATCAAGCATGTCGGTATCTGCGGCACCGACTATCACATCTTCGAAGGCAAGCACCCCTTCCTCGAATATCCCCGCGTCATGGGCCACGAGCTGTCCGGCGTCGTTTCGGCGATCGGCGAAGGCGTGTCGCTCAAGGTCGGCACGCCCGTCGTCATCAACCCCTATCTTTCCTGCGGCCATTGCGTGGCCTGCCGGAAGGGCAAACCGAACTGCTGCACCTCGATCCAGGTGCTCGGCGTCCACACCGATGGCGGCATGGCCGAGAAGATCGTCCTGCCGGAAGGCAATCTCTATCCGGCCGAAGGCCTGTCGCTGCGCGATGCGGCGATGGTCGAGTTCCTGGCGATCGGCGCCCATGCCGTCCGTCGTTCCCAGCCGGAAGGCGGCCGCGCGCTCGTCGTCGGCATCGGCCCGATCGGCCTCGGCGTCGCCATCTTCGCCCGCATCGCGGGGCTCGAGGTGACGCTGCTCGACGCCAGCGAAGAACGCCTCGCCTTCGCCCGCGACACGCTCGGCTTCGAAAAGTCGGCGCTGACCGGCCCCGACGCCCAGAAAAACCTGATGGCCGGGACCGGCGGCGAGGGCTTCGACGTCGTCTTCGACGCCACCGGCAACGCGCAGGCGATCGAGGCCGGCTTCGCGCTGGTCGCGCATGGCGGCGCCTATGTGCTGGTCTCGATCGTCAAGGATCGGATCTCGTTCGCGGACCCCGAGTTCCACAAGCGCGAGATGATGCTGATCGGCAGCCGCAACGCCACAAGGCTAGATTTCGACCACGTCGTCGCCTCGATCAAGGCCGGCCTCGTGCCGCTCGACGCGCTGGCGACGCACGAGACGACGCTCGACAAACTCACCGCCGACATGCCGCTCTGGAGCCATGACAAGCGCGGCCTGATCAAGGCGATCATCACCGTCTGA
- the dps gene encoding DNA starvation/stationary phase protection protein Dps encodes MPPRKSSIDLKSNTKTASIELLNAVLADSIDLALVTKQAHWNLKGLQFIAIHEMLDGFRTEIDGHADTVAERAVQLGGFALGTTQAVASATKLAPYPTEISKIKDHLAELIERYAHVANEVRKGIDKANDLGDADTADILTGYSRALDKALWFLESHLE; translated from the coding sequence ATGCCGCCCCGGAAGTCCTCGATTGATCTGAAGTCCAACACCAAGACAGCGTCGATCGAACTGCTGAACGCCGTGCTCGCCGACAGCATCGATCTGGCGCTGGTGACCAAGCAGGCCCACTGGAACCTGAAGGGCCTGCAGTTCATCGCCATTCACGAGATGCTGGACGGCTTCCGGACCGAGATCGACGGCCATGCCGACACCGTGGCGGAACGCGCCGTGCAGCTCGGCGGTTTTGCCCTCGGCACCACGCAGGCCGTCGCGTCCGCCACCAAGCTCGCGCCGTATCCGACCGAGATTTCCAAGATCAAGGACCATCTGGCGGAGCTGATCGAGCGCTACGCCCATGTCGCCAACGAGGTCCGCAAGGGCATCGACAAGGCCAACGATCTCGGCGACGCCGACACGGCCGACATCCTGACCGGCTATTCGCGCGCGCTCGACAAGGCGCTGTGGTTCCTCGAGTCACATCTCGAGTAG
- a CDS encoding BA14K family protein: MISNLTKLCGGVLAATFLASTPLPAIAAPLVAPAVAPSVADTTSNIIDVQYRGRNDYYYRHHRPGYGPGYRPGYRPGYGPGYRPGYWNGYSGYRYERPGYRYYNGWWYPLAAFGVGAAVGSAIAQPPAYYGGGSYASAHYQWCENRYRSYRASDNTFQPNNGPRRQCVSPY; the protein is encoded by the coding sequence TTGATCAGCAACCTCACCAAGCTCTGCGGCGGTGTGCTCGCCGCGACGTTCCTGGCGTCGACGCCGCTGCCGGCGATCGCCGCGCCGCTCGTGGCTCCGGCCGTCGCCCCGAGCGTGGCGGATACGACGTCAAATATCATCGACGTGCAGTATCGTGGTCGCAACGACTACTATTATCGGCACCACCGGCCGGGCTACGGTCCAGGTTATCGACCGGGCTATCGTCCCGGCTATGGCCCCGGATATCGCCCGGGCTACTGGAACGGCTATTCCGGCTATCGCTACGAACGACCCGGCTACCGCTATTACAATGGCTGGTGGTATCCGCTCGCGGCCTTCGGCGTCGGCGCGGCGGTCGGCTCCGCGATCGCACAGCCGCCGGCCTATTACGGTGGCGGAAGCTATGCGTCGGCGCATTACCAGTGGTGCGAGAACCGCTACCGGTCCTACCGGGCTTCGGACAACACCTTCCAGCCGAACAACGGCCCGCGTCGGCAGTGCGTTTCGCCCTATTGA
- a CDS encoding methylmalonyl-CoA mutase family protein, translating to MTRTHAEAAFRAASDAEWHQLAVKALKGADFEAKLVSRTLDDIRIEPLYAKAAGDHARPARSGPGAWRVVQRIDHSDPDMARTQALDDLDHGASGLALVFADAPSARGFGLADASALARALDGVMIDLISLRLETGANAVAVARGLLDLVRGQGLDLDSLDLDFGLDPFSALARAGDAGVVEPMLDGAAELAGRFGLDTASRVLRADGRVWHEAGASEAQELALTLAAGVASLRGLERRGLSLDLARRRLGFLLAVDADEFLGIAKFRALRRLWARVEAACGLDPRAIRLDAETSFRMTTRRDPHVNLLRSTVAAFSAGLGGADSVAVLPFTIALGLPDADARRIARNTQTILLEESGLGHVVDPAGGAGGFEALTDALCEKAWVLFQTIEAAGGLVGALESGWVGREIAAVADKREREVRRRKLPITGTSAYPDLAETPPPVLAPRREEANATPGLATRRTAEPFERLRDRAEAITARRGRRPQIFLANLGTPAAFGARAGFAKDLFEASGIAAPMNDGFATVDDLVEAAVTSGADAVCLCSSDEVYERETGHAVYEGETLVEEVARRLVAAGITHVVLAGRPGERETAYRHAGVEAFIFVGCDALDYPGRILDRLDEALR from the coding sequence ATGACAAGGACGCATGCGGAAGCGGCGTTTCGCGCCGCGAGCGACGCCGAATGGCACCAGCTGGCCGTGAAGGCGCTGAAGGGCGCGGATTTCGAGGCGAAGCTCGTTTCCCGCACGCTCGACGACATCCGCATCGAACCGCTCTATGCCAAGGCCGCGGGCGACCATGCCCGGCCGGCGCGATCCGGCCCCGGCGCCTGGCGCGTCGTGCAGCGCATCGACCATTCCGATCCGGACATGGCGCGGACCCAGGCGCTCGACGATCTCGACCATGGCGCATCCGGCCTGGCGCTGGTCTTCGCCGACGCGCCTTCCGCCCGGGGCTTCGGCCTTGCCGATGCGTCGGCGCTCGCCCGCGCGCTCGACGGCGTGATGATCGACCTGATTTCGTTGCGCCTCGAAACCGGGGCCAACGCCGTCGCGGTGGCGCGCGGCCTGCTGGACCTCGTCCGGGGCCAAGGCCTCGATCTCGATAGCCTCGATCTCGATTTCGGCCTCGATCCGTTTTCCGCGCTCGCTAGAGCGGGCGATGCCGGCGTGGTCGAGCCGATGCTGGATGGCGCGGCGGAACTGGCGGGCCGGTTCGGGCTAGATACCGCAAGCCGCGTGCTTCGCGCCGATGGCCGCGTCTGGCACGAGGCCGGCGCCTCGGAGGCGCAGGAACTGGCGCTGACACTCGCGGCGGGCGTCGCTTCGCTGCGCGGGCTCGAGCGGCGCGGCCTGTCGCTCGATTTGGCGAGGCGCAGGCTCGGCTTCCTGCTCGCCGTCGACGCCGACGAGTTTCTCGGCATCGCCAAATTCCGCGCCCTGCGCCGGCTCTGGGCGCGGGTCGAAGCGGCCTGTGGCCTCGACCCCCGGGCCATCCGGCTTGATGCTGAAACCAGCTTTCGCATGACGACGCGACGCGATCCGCATGTGAATTTGCTGCGCAGCACGGTTGCAGCATTTTCGGCCGGCCTCGGCGGCGCCGACAGCGTCGCGGTGCTGCCGTTCACGATCGCACTCGGCCTGCCGGATGCCGATGCGCGCCGCATCGCCCGCAATACGCAGACAATCCTGCTGGAGGAATCCGGTCTCGGCCACGTCGTCGATCCCGCTGGCGGCGCCGGCGGTTTCGAGGCGCTGACCGACGCGCTCTGCGAGAAGGCCTGGGTCCTCTTCCAGACGATCGAGGCCGCAGGCGGGCTGGTTGGCGCGCTAGAAAGCGGTTGGGTGGGGCGCGAGATCGCCGCCGTCGCCGACAAGCGCGAGCGGGAGGTTCGCCGCCGCAAGCTGCCGATCACCGGCACCAGCGCCTATCCGGATCTCGCCGAGACGCCGCCGCCGGTGCTGGCGCCGCGCCGCGAGGAAGCGAACGCCACGCCGGGGCTCGCCACGCGCCGCACGGCGGAGCCGTTCGAGCGCCTGCGCGATCGCGCCGAGGCGATCACGGCGCGGCGCGGCCGTCGGCCCCAAATCTTCCTCGCCAATCTCGGCACGCCTGCCGCCTTCGGCGCCCGCGCCGGCTTTGCCAAGGATCTGTTCGAGGCGTCGGGTATTGCCGCGCCAATGAATGACGGCTTTGCCACCGTCGACGATCTGGTCGAGGCGGCGGTCACCTCCGGCGCCGACGCCGTCTGCCTCTGTTCGTCCGACGAGGTCTATGAGCGCGAGACGGGGCACGCGGTCTATGAGGGCGAGACGCTGGTGGAGGAGGTCGCGCGCCGCCTGGTCGCCGCCGGCATCACTCACGTCGTCCTCGCCGGAAGGCCGGGCGAGCGGGAAACGGCCTATCGCCATGCCGGCGTCGAAGCCTTTATCTTCGTTGGATGCGACGCGCTGGACTATCCGGGCCGGATCCTCGACCGGCTCGACGAGGCATTGAGATGA
- the scpA gene encoding methylmalonyl-CoA mutase — MTRIPDFSTVSFADAPVSPPAGGADWLTPEAIAVKPLYTAADRDPLEAIDSYPGIAPFLRGPYPTMYVNQPWTIRQYAGFSTAEDSNAFYRRNLAAGQKGLSVAFDLATHRGYDSDHPRVAGDVGMAGVAIDSIYDMRTLFSGIPLDRMSVSMTMNGAVLPILALYIVAAEEQGVPPEKLSGTIQNDILKEFMVRNTYIYPPEPSMRIISDIFAYTSEHMPKFNSISISGYHMQEAGATQDLELAYTLADGVEYIRAGLKAGLDIDQFAPRLSFFWAIGMNFFMEVAKMRAGRLIWAKLVSQFEPKNEKSLALRTHCQTSGWSLAAQDVYNNVIRTTVEAMAATQGHTQSLHTNALDEALALPTDFSARIARNTQIFLQQESGTTRIIDPWGGSYYVEALTAELAARALAHIEEVEKLGGMAKAIEAGIPKLRIEEAAAKTQARIDSGQQTVVGVNKYRLDDEPDIDVLKVDNSSVRAQQIEKLARLRAERDPAAVAASLEALAASARTGEGNLLALAVDAARAKATVGEISTALEKAWKRHKAVIKVNSGVYREGFGEQGAPIERLSTLVSEFTHDEGRPPRILVAKMGQDGHDRGQKVIASAFADIGFDVVIGPLFATPEEVATHAISEKVHVVGVSSLAAGHLTLVPELKAELARQGRPDIMIVVGGVIPPQDFEALKAAGAAAIFPPGTPVTEAAADLLEKLRGHLGFAQKHPSAYV, encoded by the coding sequence ATGACCCGCATCCCCGATTTCTCGACGGTTTCCTTCGCCGATGCGCCGGTTTCACCGCCGGCCGGCGGCGCGGACTGGCTGACGCCGGAGGCGATCGCGGTCAAGCCGCTCTACACCGCCGCCGACCGCGATCCCCTGGAGGCCATCGACAGCTATCCGGGCATCGCGCCGTTCCTGCGCGGTCCCTATCCCACCATGTATGTGAACCAGCCCTGGACGATCCGCCAATATGCCGGCTTCTCCACGGCCGAGGATTCGAACGCCTTCTACCGGCGCAACCTCGCCGCAGGACAGAAGGGCCTCTCCGTCGCCTTCGACCTCGCCACCCATCGCGGCTATGACAGCGACCATCCGCGCGTCGCCGGCGATGTCGGCATGGCGGGCGTGGCGATCGACTCGATCTACGACATGCGCACGCTGTTTTCCGGCATTCCGCTCGACCGGATGAGCGTGTCGATGACGATGAACGGCGCCGTGCTGCCGATCCTGGCGCTCTACATCGTCGCGGCGGAAGAGCAGGGCGTGCCGCCGGAGAAGCTCTCCGGCACGATCCAGAATGACATCCTCAAGGAGTTCATGGTCCGCAACACCTATATCTACCCGCCGGAACCGTCGATGCGGATCATCTCCGACATCTTCGCCTATACGTCCGAGCACATGCCGAAGTTCAATTCGATCTCGATTTCCGGCTATCACATGCAGGAAGCGGGCGCGACGCAGGATCTCGAGCTCGCCTATACGCTCGCCGACGGCGTCGAATATATCCGCGCCGGGCTCAAGGCCGGCCTCGACATCGACCAGTTCGCGCCGCGGCTGTCGTTCTTCTGGGCGATCGGCATGAACTTCTTCATGGAGGTCGCCAAGATGCGCGCCGGCCGCCTGATCTGGGCGAAGCTGGTAAGCCAGTTCGAGCCGAAGAACGAGAAGTCGCTGGCGCTCCGCACCCATTGCCAGACCTCCGGCTGGTCGCTCGCCGCGCAGGACGTCTACAACAACGTCATTCGCACCACGGTCGAGGCGATGGCGGCGACGCAGGGCCATACCCAGTCGCTGCACACCAACGCGCTCGACGAAGCGCTGGCGCTGCCGACCGACTTCTCCGCCCGCATCGCCCGCAATACGCAAATCTTCCTGCAGCAGGAGAGCGGCACGACGCGGATCATCGATCCCTGGGGCGGGTCCTATTATGTCGAGGCGCTGACGGCCGAGCTCGCCGCCCGCGCGTTGGCGCATATCGAGGAAGTCGAAAAGCTCGGCGGCATGGCCAAGGCGATCGAGGCCGGCATTCCAAAACTCCGCATCGAGGAAGCCGCCGCCAAGACCCAAGCTCGCATCGATTCAGGCCAGCAGACGGTCGTCGGCGTCAACAAATACCGCCTCGACGACGAGCCGGATATCGACGTGTTGAAGGTCGACAATTCCTCGGTCCGCGCCCAGCAGATCGAGAAACTGGCGAGGCTGCGCGCCGAGCGCGACCCGGCAGCCGTCGCGGCCAGCCTCGAGGCGCTCGCCGCTTCGGCGCGCACCGGAGAGGGCAATCTGCTGGCGCTCGCCGTCGACGCCGCCCGCGCCAAGGCAACCGTCGGCGAGATCTCGACCGCGCTGGAAAAGGCGTGGAAGCGCCACAAGGCGGTGATCAAGGTCAATTCCGGTGTCTATCGCGAAGGTTTCGGCGAGCAGGGCGCGCCGATTGAGCGGCTTTCGACACTCGTCTCGGAATTCACCCATGACGAAGGCCGGCCCCCACGCATCCTCGTCGCCAAGATGGGGCAGGACGGTCATGACCGCGGCCAGAAGGTGATCGCCAGCGCCTTCGCCGATATCGGCTTCGACGTCGTCATCGGGCCGCTCTTCGCGACGCCGGAAGAGGTCGCGACCCACGCGATTTCGGAGAAGGTGCATGTCGTCGGCGTCTCGTCGCTCGCCGCCGGACATCTGACGCTGGTGCCGGAACTCAAGGCCGAGCTGGCGCGGCAGGGCCGGCCCGACATCATGATCGTCGTCGGCGGCGTGATCCCGCCGCAGGATTTCGAGGCGCTGAAGGCGGCGGGCGCCGCCGCGATCTTTCCGCCGGGAACCCCCGTCACCGAGGCGGCCGCCGATCTCCTGGAAAAGCTGCGCGGGCACCTTGGCTTCGCGCAGAAGCACCCTTCCGCCTATGTCTGA